In Alphaproteobacteria bacterium, the following proteins share a genomic window:
- a CDS encoding DUF1833 family protein → MDLESEALREAYAVAPADTVVLDTLEVSRSGQPSIFITNNYTPFSAALETGSTVTFLPIPFKVNLPSKAKDTLPVMKISIANPDQLVSNYLREALVDKSPVVVKFRPFLLATNQDPQYQLPIPMIFHIGPVNFGLAQVDVQCLFPNIANKRFPNESYTVRLFPGLRGW, encoded by the coding sequence ATGGATTTAGAATCGGAAGCCTTGAGAGAAGCCTACGCCGTAGCACCTGCTGACACGGTAGTTTTGGACACTCTTGAAGTTTCCAGATCTGGTCAACCTAGCATTTTCATAACAAACAACTACACACCTTTTTCAGCAGCTTTGGAAACAGGTTCTACAGTTACGTTTTTGCCAATACCTTTTAAAGTAAATCTTCCCAGTAAGGCAAAAGACACACTGCCTGTTATGAAGATTAGTATTGCAAATCCAGATCAATTGGTTAGTAACTATCTAAGAGAGGCTTTGGTTGACAAGTCTCCTGTTGTTGTCAAGTTTAGGCCGTTTTTATTAGCCACAAACCAAGATCCACAATACCAACTGCCAATTCCTATGATTTTCCACATCGGACCTGTTAATTTTGGATTAGCGCAAGTTGATGTTCAGTGTCTGTTTCCAAACATTGCTAACAAAAGATTTCCAAATGAATCTTACACCGTGCGACTGTTTCCCGGCTTGCGTGGATGGTAG